Proteins from one Hoplias malabaricus isolate fHopMal1 chromosome 2, fHopMal1.hap1, whole genome shotgun sequence genomic window:
- the LOC136680273 gene encoding sulfotransferase 6B1-like has protein sequence MDQGPEKQAEKTLGASGQNKSMSSVLQARIQSRMELAKKMKEEEKLYRYNGVLYPVIMSPEENIKALEAVEARADDIMLVAYPKCGFNWMVAVLCKILYTATGVKIESKMPPLMEFFGPETLQFLQKAPSPRLLGTHMHPDNIPDSFYQKKPKMLVIFRNPKDTTVSFYHFSNKNPVLPTAESWDHFYTDFMSGEVPWGSYFDHALAWEKHIDDPNVMIVTFEEFKQDLNGGVQRVGEFLGYSLTDAQIQTIAEESTFSAMKESSKSSHGQMSNVVFRKGEVGDWRNHFSQAQSEEMDAAFEKYLEGTKLGARLKYDVYCK, from the exons ATGGACCAGGGGCCAGAGAAGCAAGCTGAGAAGACCTTGGGTGCTTCAGGGCAGAATAAAAGCATGAGCTCTGTTTTGCAAGCCAGGATCCAGTCCAGGATGGAGCTGGCCAAGAAAATGAAGGAGGAAGAGAAGCTCTACAGGTACAATGGTGTCCTCTATCCAGTCATCATGAGCCCAGAAGAGAACATCAAAGCTTTGGAGGCTGTAGAAGCCAGGGCTGATGATATAATGCTGGTGGCTTATCCCAAATGCG GTTTCAACTGGATGGTGGCAGTGCTATGCAAAATCTTGTACACTGCCACTGGTGTGAAAATAGAATCAAAAATGCCTCCTCTCATGGAGTTCTTTGGTCCAGAGACGCTGCAG TTCCTCCAGAAGGCCCCTTCTCCAAGATTACTGGGGACCCACATGCATCCTGACAACATTCCAGACTCCTTCTACCAAAAGAAACCCAAG ATGCTGGTCATCTTCCGCAACCCAAAGGACACAACAGTCTCTTTTTATCACTTCTCCAATAAGAACCCAGTCTTGCCAACTGCAGAGTCCTGGGATCATTTTTACACCGATTTTATGAGCGGTGAAG TTCCATGGGGCTCGTACTTTGACCATGCTCTCGCTTGGGAGAAACATATTGATGACCCCAATGTGATGATTGTCACATTTGAGGAATTCAAACAG GACCTGAATGGAGGGGTTCAGAGGGTGGGAGAGTTCTTAGGCTACAGCTTAACTGATGCTCAGATTCAGACCATCGCTGAGGAGAGCACCTTCAGTGCCATGAAAGAAAGCTCCAAGAGTTCTCATGGACAGATGAGCAATGTTGTGTTTAGGAAAG GTGAAGTTGGGGATTGGAGGAACCATTTCAGTCAGGCCCAAAGTGAGGAAATGGATGCTGCATTTGAGAAGTATCTGGAAGGGACAAAACTCGGGGCCAGACTTAAATACGATGTATATTGCAAGTGA